In a single window of the Luteibacter rhizovicinus DSM 16549 genome:
- a CDS encoding SDR family NAD(P)-dependent oxidoreductase has protein sequence MQLEQVRAVITGGASGLGHAVAQRLVAAGAKVALFDVNEEKGHAAAAALGKNASFQRTDVTSEEGVTANVAAAQAAMGGLNVVVNCAGILGAGRVLGKEGPMPLSTFSGTVMVNLVGSFNVAKAAAQLIQSNAAGEDGERGVIINTASVAAYEGQIGQAAYSASKGGVVGMTLPMARELARFGIRVNTIAPGIFWTPMVDGMPPAVQESLSASIPFPSRLGRPEEFADTVAFIINSRYLNGETIRLDGAVRLAPK, from the coding sequence ATGCAGCTCGAACAGGTCAGGGCCGTCATCACCGGCGGCGCATCCGGTCTCGGCCACGCCGTCGCACAGCGCCTCGTCGCCGCGGGCGCGAAGGTCGCCCTTTTCGACGTCAACGAAGAGAAAGGCCATGCCGCTGCCGCCGCGCTCGGCAAGAACGCGAGCTTCCAGCGCACCGACGTCACCTCCGAAGAAGGTGTGACGGCCAACGTCGCCGCCGCCCAGGCCGCCATGGGTGGCCTCAACGTGGTGGTCAACTGCGCCGGCATCCTCGGCGCGGGCCGCGTGCTCGGCAAGGAAGGCCCGATGCCGCTGTCGACGTTCTCGGGCACCGTCATGGTGAACCTCGTCGGCAGCTTCAACGTGGCCAAGGCCGCCGCCCAGCTGATCCAGTCCAATGCGGCTGGCGAGGACGGCGAGCGCGGCGTCATCATCAACACCGCCTCGGTCGCTGCCTACGAAGGCCAGATCGGCCAGGCCGCCTACTCCGCCTCGAAGGGCGGCGTGGTCGGCATGACCCTGCCGATGGCGCGCGAGCTGGCCCGTTTCGGCATCCGCGTGAACACCATCGCGCCGGGCATCTTCTGGACTCCCATGGTCGACGGCATGCCGCCGGCCGTGCAGGAATCGCTGTCCGCTTCGATCCCCTTCCCGTCGCGTCTGGGCCGACCGGAAGAATTCGCCGACACCGTGGCCTTCATCATCAACAGCCGCTATCTCAATGGCGAAACGATCCGCCTCGACGGCGCCGTTCGCCTCGCTCCGAAATAA
- the efpL gene encoding elongation factor P-like protein EfpL produces MKASDVKKGNVVEHDGTVYQVRDIERSSPSARGGNVTFRFTLYSIPGQRKFDLSLRAEDELKEVSLERRQAKFSYMDGDNFVFMDDEDYTQYTLGPDVVGENAGYVVEDLEGYYVQVIDEAPVGLQVPTSVVLTVTDTAPELKGSSATKRNKPAKLQTGIEVQVPEYITNGEKVTVNTLTGEFAGRAS; encoded by the coding sequence ATGAAAGCATCTGATGTGAAGAAAGGTAATGTCGTCGAGCACGACGGCACCGTATACCAGGTTCGCGATATCGAACGCAGCTCGCCCTCGGCGCGCGGCGGCAACGTGACCTTCCGGTTCACGCTGTATTCGATCCCGGGCCAGCGCAAGTTCGATCTCAGCCTGCGCGCGGAAGACGAACTCAAGGAAGTCAGCCTCGAGCGCCGCCAGGCGAAGTTCTCGTACATGGACGGCGACAACTTCGTCTTCATGGACGATGAGGATTACACGCAGTACACACTCGGTCCCGATGTGGTCGGCGAGAACGCCGGCTACGTCGTCGAGGACCTCGAGGGTTACTACGTGCAGGTGATCGACGAAGCGCCGGTCGGCCTGCAGGTGCCTACCTCGGTCGTGCTGACCGTGACCGATACCGCACCCGAGCTGAAGGGTTCCAGTGCCACCAAGCGCAACAAGCCGGCCAAGCTGCAGACCGGCATCGAAGTGCAGGTCCCGGAATACATCACCAACGGGGAAAAAGTGACGGTGAATACGCTCACCGGCGAATTCGCCGGGCGCGCCTCGTGA